A single region of the Candidatus Fusobacterium pullicola genome encodes:
- a CDS encoding helix-turn-helix domain-containing protein — translation MILAKKVRLYPTKEQEQKLWQSIGTARFIYNYTIAKQEEN, via the coding sequence ATGATTCTAGCGAAAAAAGTTAGACTTTATCCAACTAAAGAGCAAGAACAAAAATTATGGCAATCTATAGGAACTGCGAGATTTATCTATAACTATACTATCGCAAAACAAGAAGAAAACT